A region of Halalkaliarchaeum desulfuricum DNA encodes the following proteins:
- the purN gene encoding phosphoribosylglycinamide formyltransferase, which produces MVKLAGLASNRGRNLLRIDEIAPGGAEFAVVATNHDGAPVVEAASERGIPTEVIEREGDESRASHERRLLERLEPYDFDLVCLDGYMRVLTDEFLDRAPTTLNVHPSLLPAFPGANAHEEVLKAGVRTSGCTVHVVTEEVDGGPIVTQEPVPVYGDDDEASLKRRVLERAEYVAYPRAVRWFAENRVTLERDEEGRPTDVHVGGDADHAFPERRLASSDRVRTLRYGENPHQESAVYADPTCEEPNVVGARQLNEGAKALSYNNYNDADAALLLVREFDEPAAAVIKHANPAGCATADTLADAYDRALRTDAKSAFGGVVSLNRTCDVETAERIVDSFKEVVVAPGYTDGAVEVLGDRSDLRVLEVGPFGERSTGGDTSGDADRPPMAEKPIVGGRLLQQRDEWAPTVDDLEVVTEREPTDEEIETMLFAWKTLKHVKSNGIVFATGTETVGLGVGQVSRVDAVNIAAMKAETDADGKSAEGAVMASDAFFPFPDGIEDAADAGVGAVIQPGGSVNDADVIEAADDNDMAMAFTGRRCFRHD; this is translated from the coding sequence ATGGTGAAACTCGCTGGACTGGCGAGCAATCGGGGACGGAACCTGCTTCGGATCGACGAGATCGCGCCCGGCGGGGCCGAGTTCGCCGTCGTGGCCACGAACCACGACGGTGCGCCCGTGGTTGAGGCGGCCTCCGAGCGCGGGATCCCGACGGAAGTGATCGAGCGAGAGGGCGACGAGTCGCGGGCGTCCCACGAGCGACGGTTGCTCGAGCGTCTCGAACCGTACGACTTCGATCTGGTGTGTCTCGACGGCTACATGCGGGTGTTGACCGACGAGTTTCTGGACCGTGCGCCGACGACGCTGAACGTCCATCCGTCACTTCTGCCCGCGTTTCCGGGAGCAAACGCCCACGAAGAAGTCCTCAAAGCCGGCGTCCGCACCTCCGGCTGCACGGTACACGTCGTGACCGAGGAAGTGGACGGCGGGCCGATCGTGACACAGGAACCGGTGCCCGTGTACGGGGACGACGACGAGGCGTCGCTGAAACGACGGGTGCTCGAACGCGCCGAATACGTGGCGTATCCGCGAGCAGTGCGGTGGTTCGCCGAGAACCGCGTAACCCTCGAGCGCGACGAGGAGGGACGGCCGACCGACGTCCACGTCGGCGGTGACGCCGACCACGCGTTCCCGGAACGCCGGCTCGCGTCCAGCGACCGCGTCCGGACGCTGCGGTACGGAGAAAACCCCCACCAGGAGTCGGCCGTCTACGCGGATCCGACCTGCGAGGAGCCGAACGTAGTGGGAGCCAGGCAACTCAACGAGGGGGCGAAGGCGCTGTCGTACAACAACTACAACGACGCCGACGCCGCGTTGCTGCTCGTCCGGGAGTTCGACGAGCCGGCCGCAGCCGTGATCAAACACGCCAATCCGGCCGGCTGTGCGACCGCCGATACGCTTGCAGACGCATACGATCGCGCGTTGCGAACGGACGCGAAGTCCGCGTTCGGGGGGGTCGTCTCCCTCAACCGGACCTGTGACGTCGAGACCGCAGAGCGGATCGTCGATTCCTTCAAGGAGGTCGTCGTCGCACCCGGCTACACCGACGGGGCAGTCGAGGTGCTGGGCGATCGGTCGGATCTTCGGGTGCTCGAGGTCGGCCCGTTCGGCGAGCGATCGACCGGGGGAGACACCAGTGGCGACGCGGATCGACCGCCGATGGCCGAAAAGCCGATCGTCGGCGGACGTCTCCTCCAGCAACGGGACGAGTGGGCGCCGACGGTCGACGACCTCGAAGTCGTCACCGAGCGGGAGCCGACCGACGAGGAGATCGAGACGATGCTGTTCGCCTGGAAGACGCTCAAACACGTCAAATCGAACGGAATCGTCTTCGCGACCGGCACGGAGACGGTCGGGCTCGGTGTCGGGCAGGTCAGCCGCGTCGACGCGGTGAACATCGCCGCAATGAAAGCCGAAACGGACGCAGACGGGAAGTCCGCCGAAGGTGCGGTGATGGCCTCGGACGCGTTCTTCCCGTTCCCCGACGGGATCGAGGACGCCGCCGACGCCGGTGTCGGCGCGGTGATCCAGCCGGGAGGCTCCGTCAACGACGCAGACGTGATCGAGGCCGCCGACGACAACGACATGGCGATGGCGTTCACCGGGCGGCGGTGTTTCCGGCACGACTGA
- a CDS encoding 2,3,4,5-tetrahydropyridine-2,6-dicarboxylate N-succinyltransferase yields the protein MTLESAIDDLWHRYENGLTAEQADDEDLATLEAFLEALEAGEIRAAEKTGDDVESWEANEWVKRGVLLNFGLRETQPREYGGVTYYDVLPLRRTDDLGDRGTRNTPDGTVIRRGAHLGADCIVMSPAFVNVGASVGDGTLVDSCDTVGSCAQIGEDVKLGANTLIGGVLEPIEDAPVIIEDGVSLGAGCRVTSGFRIGENSVVGENTLLTPRIPVYDLVDEKVVYGHLPGNRRAFIRYVESSVSNHDLLEGGAYKPAVVATHVEEETLEATRREGTLRE from the coding sequence ATGACGCTCGAATCTGCAATCGACGATCTGTGGCACCGGTACGAGAACGGTCTGACTGCCGAGCAAGCGGACGACGAGGACCTGGCCACCCTGGAGGCGTTCCTCGAAGCGCTGGAGGCAGGGGAGATCCGTGCGGCCGAAAAGACCGGCGACGACGTCGAAAGCTGGGAGGCAAACGAGTGGGTGAAGCGAGGGGTTTTGCTCAACTTCGGCCTCCGCGAAACCCAACCGCGGGAGTACGGCGGCGTCACCTACTACGACGTGCTCCCGCTTCGCCGCACCGACGACCTCGGCGATCGGGGAACGAGAAACACGCCCGACGGAACGGTGATTCGTCGCGGTGCTCACCTCGGCGCCGACTGCATCGTCATGAGCCCGGCGTTCGTCAACGTCGGCGCGTCCGTCGGCGACGGAACGCTCGTCGACTCGTGTGACACGGTAGGCTCGTGTGCCCAGATCGGCGAGGACGTGAAGCTGGGGGCGAACACGTTGATCGGCGGTGTGCTGGAACCGATCGAGGACGCTCCGGTAATAATCGAGGACGGCGTCTCGCTGGGTGCCGGCTGTCGGGTGACCTCGGGGTTCAGGATCGGCGAAAACAGCGTCGTCGGAGAGAACACCCTCCTCACGCCGCGGATCCCGGTGTACGATCTGGTCGATGAGAAGGTCGTCTACGGCCATCTTCCAGGAAACCGGCGGGCGTTCATCCGGTATGTGGAGTCATCGGTGTCGAATCACGATCTGCTCGAGGGTGGCGCGTACAAACCCGCCGTCGTCGCCACCCACGTCGAAGAGGAGACCTTGGAAGCGACGCGGCGAGAGGGAACGCTACGGGAGTGA
- a CDS encoding M20 family metallopeptidase has translation MSEHPEFDPIAFLETAVQHPSNEDVEDVREFLVETIRRHADPSVQVTVDDHGNTLARTESTAPAAGPHLVFNTHLDTVSPHVPFERDQSGTDGDKSEVIRGRGACDAKGPLAAMVSAFLSARPETGRLTLAVTPDEETLSTGAAALTGRLPGTDDALSGDMYVVGEPTELDVCTAAKGRFQGTIDLDGVGAHAAEPESGVNAVAALEGTLTAIRRFDDGANPHPQLGAPSLVPTTVEGGESTNQVPASCRLVVDRRPIPPETADEFRTALEAAVREEVPDNVGVSFALTDRPSPFLESFATDPDHELVKTLSEAAATAATGDDDCGDVRPFAAATEASYFAPAPTVVFGPGSLADETGPVAHADREYVSVTSVRQAATALSIAVRELLGRR, from the coding sequence GTGAGTGAACACCCGGAGTTCGATCCGATCGCGTTCCTCGAGACGGCAGTACAACACCCGTCGAACGAGGACGTCGAAGACGTCAGGGAGTTCCTCGTGGAAACCATTCGACGCCACGCCGATCCCTCCGTCCAGGTAACCGTCGACGACCACGGGAACACGCTCGCCCGAACCGAGTCGACGGCACCTGCGGCCGGCCCACACCTGGTTTTCAACACCCACCTCGACACCGTGTCGCCACACGTTCCCTTCGAACGCGATCAAAGCGGGACCGACGGCGACAAAAGCGAGGTGATCCGCGGCCGCGGCGCCTGCGACGCCAAGGGACCGCTCGCGGCGATGGTTTCGGCGTTCCTCTCGGCCCGGCCGGAAACCGGCCGACTCACCCTGGCGGTCACCCCCGACGAGGAGACTCTATCGACCGGTGCGGCCGCGCTCACGGGCCGCCTTCCGGGCACCGACGACGCGCTTTCGGGTGACATGTACGTCGTCGGCGAGCCGACCGAACTCGACGTCTGTACCGCCGCAAAGGGGCGGTTTCAGGGGACGATCGATCTCGACGGCGTGGGGGCCCACGCCGCCGAACCCGAAAGCGGGGTCAACGCGGTGGCGGCGCTGGAGGGGACCCTGACCGCGATCAGGCGGTTCGACGATGGCGCGAACCCACATCCGCAACTGGGTGCACCCTCGCTCGTGCCGACGACCGTCGAGGGTGGAGAGTCGACGAACCAGGTTCCTGCGTCGTGTCGGCTCGTCGTCGACCGCCGTCCGATCCCGCCGGAGACGGCAGACGAGTTCCGGACCGCGCTGGAGGCCGCCGTCCGCGAGGAAGTTCCGGACAACGTCGGCGTCTCGTTCGCACTCACGGATCGCCCGTCGCCGTTTCTCGAGTCGTTCGCCACCGACCCCGATCACGAACTGGTGAAAACGCTCTCGGAAGCTGCCGCTACCGCCGCCACGGGCGACGACGACTGCGGCGACGTCCGTCCGTTCGCCGCCGCGACGGAGGCGTCCTACTTCGCGCCCGCACCGACCGTCGTCTTCGGGCCGGGGAGCCTCGCCGACGAGACGGGTCCCGTGGCTCACGCCGACCGGGAGTACGTCAGTGTCACGTCGGTCAGGCAGGCGGCCACGGCGCTTTCGATCGCTGTCAGGGAGCTACTCGGACGGAGATGA
- the lysA gene encoding diaminopimelate decarboxylase — MDGTNDDRIRRLDDWDTDGLTALAEEFETPLYVIDLERVSENCNRLRDAFPEAEVRYAVKAHTGRSVLETVRRAGLDAECASAGEVERALAAGFRGDSLHYTAVNPPARDLDAVVSAWDDHPDITVTVGAADTLDRLDERGFDGRVCLRVNPGIGAGHHEKVRTGGHAKFGVPLSRAPETAIDAARRFDLVGLHAHAGSGISGADLADHRELVGRMGELARTVAEELSVEGLPGLEYVDVGGGFGVPYREEEPPLDLNAVAAATRDALGTVPGRDGDAARLAIEPGRYVVADAGVLLTRVNTVKPTPDTTIVGVDAGMTDLIRPALYDAYHPIANLSANLSQEAIPATVAGPICESADVFCDNRPLTRPERGDVLAVGIAGAYGYEMASQYNSRPRPAEVAVDGSDLSDSRPVRHRETVEDLTRVERPIEPLEDHE, encoded by the coding sequence ATGGACGGAACGAACGACGACCGGATCCGTCGACTCGACGACTGGGACACGGACGGACTCACAGCACTCGCCGAGGAGTTCGAAACCCCCCTATACGTCATCGATCTCGAGCGCGTCAGTGAGAACTGCAATCGGCTCCGTGACGCGTTTCCGGAGGCGGAGGTCAGATACGCTGTCAAGGCCCACACCGGGCGTTCGGTCCTGGAGACGGTCCGACGGGCCGGGCTCGACGCCGAATGTGCCTCCGCAGGCGAGGTCGAGCGAGCGCTGGCCGCCGGCTTCCGGGGAGACAGCCTTCACTACACAGCGGTGAACCCGCCCGCCCGCGACCTCGATGCGGTCGTCTCCGCATGGGACGATCATCCCGACATCACGGTCACCGTCGGCGCGGCCGACACTCTCGATCGGCTCGACGAGCGCGGTTTCGACGGTCGAGTGTGTCTTCGCGTCAACCCCGGGATCGGCGCCGGCCACCACGAGAAGGTCCGGACCGGCGGGCACGCGAAGTTCGGCGTGCCGCTTTCCCGCGCACCGGAGACCGCCATCGACGCGGCGCGGCGGTTCGATCTCGTCGGACTGCACGCACACGCCGGCTCCGGGATCTCGGGGGCAGATCTCGCGGACCACCGCGAACTCGTCGGTCGAATGGGGGAGTTGGCACGGACGGTCGCCGAAGAACTCTCGGTCGAGGGACTGCCGGGGCTCGAGTACGTCGACGTCGGCGGCGGCTTCGGCGTCCCGTACCGGGAGGAGGAACCGCCGCTGGATCTGAATGCAGTTGCCGCAGCCACGAGGGACGCGCTGGGGACTGTACCGGGACGGGACGGCGACGCGGCCCGGCTCGCGATCGAACCCGGACGCTACGTCGTCGCCGACGCCGGCGTCCTGTTGACCCGTGTCAACACGGTCAAGCCGACGCCGGATACGACGATCGTCGGCGTCGACGCCGGCATGACCGACCTGATCCGGCCGGCGCTGTACGACGCCTATCACCCGATCGCGAACCTGTCAGCGAACCTATCCCAGGAGGCGATACCTGCCACAGTCGCGGGACCTATTTGTGAAAGTGCCGATGTCTTTTGTGACAATCGTCCGCTCACCCGGCCCGAGCGCGGCGACGTCCTCGCCGTGGGGATCGCCGGAGCGTACGGGTACGAGATGGCGAGTCAGTACAACTCCCGTCCCCGTCCCGCGGAAGTCGCCGTCGACGGATCCGACCTGTCGGACTCTCGTCCGGTTCGACACAGGGAAACCGTCGAGGACCTCACCCGGGTCGAGCGACCGATCGAGCCACTGGAGGATCACGAATGA
- a CDS encoding NADH-quinone oxidoreductase subunit D, translated as MSMEKQTTETEPQTVAEQEPDELESLLGDLVLERDDHVNAPGFVIRPDDVQDTLSLLKEEAGFDHLSCVTAQEYQDRYESIYHLKKFDDPTQEVDVVVPADKDRPVSESAEPVFRTADWHEREAYDLVGIEYDDHPDLRRILLPETWQGHPLSMDYDGNQPQIVPLREHANPLQEDHKDAESDTMFLNIGPHHPATHGVLHLKCVLDGEQVADVECDIGYLHRCEEQMCQQGTYRHQIMPYPDRWDYTPGGILNEWAYARAAEDLADIEVPEYAQVLRTMSAELTRIAAHMLALGTFGLDVYGDFTAIFMYAVKEREKVQNILEELTGQRLMFNYFRLGGVVWDIPEPREEFFSMTRDFLDELPVAIQEFNDLVTSNEIFQMRTIDTGVLPPEVAKNYGATGPIVRGSGVDYDLRRDDPYGYYDELDWDVITMDGCDNYSRVLVRMKEVEESAKIIEQCVDLLEDWPEDERNIQANVPRTLRPDEDKEIYRAVEGAKGELGIYIRSDGTDKPARFKIRSPCFSNLQTLPEMSNGEYIPDMVASLGSLDIVLGEVDR; from the coding sequence ATGAGCATGGAAAAACAGACGACAGAAACCGAACCGCAGACCGTCGCGGAGCAGGAGCCCGACGAGCTGGAGTCGCTTTTGGGTGATCTGGTTCTCGAACGCGACGACCACGTCAACGCTCCCGGGTTCGTGATCCGTCCGGACGACGTCCAGGACACGCTCTCGCTGCTCAAGGAGGAGGCCGGCTTCGACCACCTCTCGTGTGTGACCGCCCAGGAGTACCAGGACCGGTACGAGTCGATCTATCATCTGAAGAAGTTCGACGATCCCACCCAGGAAGTCGACGTGGTCGTTCCCGCCGACAAGGACCGACCCGTTTCGGAATCTGCCGAACCGGTGTTCCGGACGGCCGACTGGCACGAGCGGGAGGCGTACGACCTCGTCGGCATCGAGTACGACGACCACCCCGACCTCAGGCGGATTCTCCTCCCGGAGACGTGGCAGGGGCATCCGTTATCGATGGACTACGACGGCAACCAGCCCCAGATCGTCCCGCTGCGGGAACACGCAAATCCGCTACAGGAAGATCACAAGGACGCCGAGTCGGACACGATGTTTTTGAACATCGGCCCGCATCACCCGGCGACCCACGGGGTGCTTCACCTCAAGTGCGTGCTCGACGGCGAGCAGGTGGCCGACGTCGAGTGTGACATCGGCTACCTCCACCGGTGTGAAGAGCAGATGTGTCAACAGGGCACCTACCGCCACCAGATCATGCCCTACCCGGACCGCTGGGACTACACCCCCGGCGGCATCCTGAACGAGTGGGCGTACGCGCGGGCGGCCGAGGACCTCGCGGACATCGAAGTGCCCGAGTACGCGCAGGTGCTCCGGACGATGAGTGCGGAGCTCACCCGGATCGCCGCGCACATGCTGGCGCTCGGGACGTTCGGCCTCGACGTGTACGGCGACTTCACGGCGATCTTCATGTACGCCGTCAAGGAGCGCGAGAAGGTCCAGAACATCCTCGAGGAACTCACCGGCCAGCGGTTGATGTTCAACTACTTCCGGCTGGGCGGGGTCGTCTGGGACATCCCGGAGCCCCGCGAGGAGTTTTTCTCGATGACGAGGGACTTCCTCGACGAGCTTCCGGTTGCGATTCAGGAGTTCAACGACCTCGTCACCAGCAACGAGATCTTCCAGATGCGGACGATCGACACCGGCGTGCTGCCGCCGGAGGTGGCGAAAAACTACGGGGCCACCGGACCGATCGTTCGCGGCTCCGGCGTCGATTACGACCTCCGCCGGGACGACCCGTACGGCTACTACGACGAACTCGACTGGGACGTCATCACGATGGACGGCTGTGACAACTACAGCCGCGTGCTCGTTCGCATGAAGGAAGTCGAAGAGTCCGCGAAGATCATCGAGCAGTGTGTCGACCTGCTCGAAGACTGGCCCGAGGACGAACGCAACATTCAGGCGAACGTCCCCCGGACGTTGCGCCCCGACGAAGACAAGGAGATCTACCGGGCAGTCGAGGGTGCCAAAGGCGAACTCGGGATCTACATCCGCTCGGACGGAACCGACAAGCCCGCGCGATTCAAGATCCGCAGCCCGTGTTTCTCCAACCTGCAGACGCTGCCGGAGATGTCGAACGGGGAGTACATCCCGGACATGGTCGCGTCGCTGGGTAGCCTCGACATCGTGCTCGGGGAGGTGGACCGGTGA
- the purB gene encoding adenylosuccinate lyase — protein sequence MTRDSVPSTWETGAPSDLSRSDPLAAVSPLDGRYADHTAALSPYASEAGLMRARVHVEAAYLLALADLEAVPLSVSRDDRAVIRDVVESFDAEDADLVKRLETEGAHGYERTNHDVKAIEYFLRIRLGTSGGIDDTERLFPWIHFGLTSEDVNNLAHRLLVRDAVEEVLLPAAREVRDRLTSMAREHRNVPMLARTHGQPATPTTFGKEMAVYAARVRTAEARLVAAVDGLAGKLAGASGTYAAHHAAYPDVDWRAFSRSFVESLGLEHRPLATQVNPCDDLAELFDALRGVNNVLRDLALDAWLYISDRYLGQETAEGETGSSTMPHKVNPIDFENAEGNLSKANSDLAFLADYVTTSRLQRDLSDSTVKRNVGAALAHCLVAYSKLANGLEKVTPNEQVMREELEATPEVIGEAVQTILRREGDTDAYERVKQLTRGQRVTLEAFRELFAELDVDESVRTELQELTPVGYTGLADELVDELE from the coding sequence ATGACCAGAGACTCCGTTCCGTCGACGTGGGAAACGGGTGCGCCCTCTGACCTTTCGCGATCGGATCCGCTCGCAGCCGTCTCTCCACTCGACGGACGCTACGCGGACCACACCGCAGCACTTTCGCCGTACGCGAGCGAGGCGGGATTGATGCGGGCCCGGGTGCACGTCGAGGCGGCGTATCTGCTCGCGCTGGCCGACCTCGAGGCCGTCCCGCTTTCTGTTTCCCGCGACGACCGGGCAGTGATCCGAGACGTCGTCGAGTCGTTCGACGCCGAAGACGCCGACCTCGTCAAGCGCCTGGAAACGGAGGGAGCACACGGATACGAGAGAACGAACCACGACGTGAAAGCGATCGAGTACTTCCTCCGGATACGGTTGGGGACTTCCGGCGGTATCGACGACACCGAACGGCTGTTCCCGTGGATCCACTTCGGACTGACAAGCGAGGACGTCAACAACCTGGCTCATCGGTTGCTCGTCCGCGATGCCGTCGAGGAGGTGCTGTTGCCGGCGGCTCGCGAAGTCCGGGACCGACTGACGTCGATGGCACGGGAGCACCGGAACGTTCCGATGCTCGCCCGCACGCACGGTCAACCTGCAACGCCGACCACGTTCGGCAAAGAGATGGCCGTCTACGCGGCGCGGGTCCGCACTGCCGAGGCTCGCCTGGTCGCAGCTGTCGACGGCCTCGCCGGGAAGCTCGCCGGGGCGTCGGGGACCTACGCCGCACACCACGCGGCCTACCCGGACGTGGACTGGCGGGCGTTCTCGCGGTCGTTCGTCGAATCGCTCGGGCTCGAACACCGACCGCTCGCGACTCAGGTGAACCCCTGTGACGACCTGGCTGAACTGTTCGACGCGCTGCGGGGCGTCAACAACGTTCTGCGGGACCTGGCGCTCGACGCCTGGCTGTACATCTCCGATCGGTATCTCGGCCAGGAGACCGCCGAGGGTGAGACTGGATCCTCCACGATGCCCCACAAGGTGAACCCGATCGACTTCGAGAACGCGGAAGGTAACCTCTCGAAGGCGAACAGCGATCTCGCGTTCCTCGCGGACTACGTGACCACGTCCCGGCTCCAGCGCGATCTCTCGGACTCGACGGTGAAACGGAACGTCGGTGCCGCCCTGGCGCACTGTCTGGTCGCCTACTCGAAACTCGCGAACGGGCTCGAGAAAGTGACGCCCAACGAGCAGGTGATGCGCGAGGAACTCGAGGCAACTCCCGAAGTGATCGGCGAGGCGGTCCAGACGATCCTGCGGCGGGAGGGAGACACCGACGCGTACGAACGGGTGAAACAGCTCACACGCGGTCAGCGGGTAACTCTCGAGGCGTTCAGGGAGTTGTTCGCCGAGCTCGACGTCGACGAGTCGGTACGTACGGAGCTGCAGGAGCTGACACCTGTCGGATACACGGGGCTGGCTGACGAACTCGTCGACGAACTCGAGTGA
- the dapF gene encoding diaminopimelate epimerase produces the protein MSQTHAAPFEKYHGAGNDFVVVDASHPAVRGIPDRRAFATAVCDRSTGVSRLQNGDEHPSRPDGGATALDGGSGSALPEAVVPEPRTGADGVLFLDLSPEFTPPRVVMTLVQPDGSVAAMCGNGARCAAQWAHERTGEIEFMIDTMAGTRHATVDPGEPGDGYVEIEMGIPRIDEAVVEREIGELTVTAVDTGVPHAVAFVDDVHEIDLETVAPPIRHADVFPDGANVNVASRVDDPENSEGEGATFEQRTYERGVEGETRACGTGAVAIAAVAAHLGVVDGTVVDLRPPGGELRVRIPDGEPAHLSGPVTREYTGTVLPGVAEEPKDPPAAEGPVE, from the coding sequence ATGAGCCAAACTCACGCAGCCCCGTTCGAGAAGTACCACGGAGCAGGAAACGACTTCGTCGTCGTCGACGCGAGTCACCCCGCAGTCCGGGGGATCCCGGACCGACGAGCGTTCGCGACGGCAGTGTGCGATCGAAGTACTGGCGTCTCCCGTCTTCAGAACGGGGATGAGCATCCGTCCCGCCCCGACGGTGGGGCGACTGCACTCGACGGCGGCTCCGGATCGGCCCTTCCGGAAGCGGTGGTCCCCGAACCCAGGACCGGCGCGGACGGCGTTCTCTTTCTGGATCTCTCCCCGGAGTTTACGCCACCGCGTGTCGTGATGACGCTCGTCCAGCCGGACGGCTCGGTGGCGGCGATGTGTGGCAACGGCGCCAGGTGTGCCGCACAGTGGGCCCACGAGCGAACCGGCGAGATCGAGTTCATGATCGACACGATGGCCGGGACCCGACACGCGACAGTCGACCCGGGCGAACCGGGCGACGGATACGTCGAAATCGAAATGGGAATCCCCCGGATCGACGAGGCGGTAGTCGAACGTGAGATCGGGGAATTGACCGTCACGGCAGTCGACACCGGCGTTCCTCACGCGGTCGCCTTCGTCGACGACGTCCACGAGATCGACCTCGAGACGGTGGCACCCCCGATCAGACACGCGGACGTCTTCCCGGACGGGGCGAACGTGAACGTCGCCTCTCGGGTCGATGACCCCGAAAATAGCGAGGGCGAGGGAGCAACATTCGAGCAGCGGACCTACGAGCGTGGGGTCGAGGGCGAGACGAGGGCATGTGGGACTGGAGCCGTTGCGATCGCTGCGGTCGCGGCCCACCTCGGAGTCGTCGACGGCACCGTCGTCGATCTGCGCCCCCCCGGCGGTGAACTCCGCGTTCGTATTCCCGACGGCGAGCCGGCCCACCTGTCCGGTCCGGTAACGCGGGAGTACACCGGGACGGTGCTTCCAGGTGTTGCCGAAGAACCCAAAGATCCGCCGGCTGCAGAGGGACCAGTCGAGTGA
- a CDS encoding NADH-quinone oxidoreductase subunit A: MSWIAIGALAVVGFAIGLSMMVISALIRPSVPEQGKTAIYESGEVPTGTARLRFNIQYYMVALLFVVFDIETVLLFPWVLVYRPALEQGVPAMQLLAPMLIFVGILVIGLVWAWRIGAVQWVKSPRATRRKTERDAQ, translated from the coding sequence ATGAGCTGGATAGCGATTGGCGCGCTCGCGGTCGTCGGATTCGCCATCGGCCTGTCGATGATGGTGATATCCGCCCTGATCCGACCGAGTGTGCCCGAACAAGGTAAAACCGCCATATACGAGAGCGGTGAGGTGCCGACCGGCACGGCGAGGCTGCGATTCAACATCCAGTACTACATGGTTGCGCTGCTTTTCGTCGTGTTCGACATCGAGACGGTCCTGCTGTTCCCGTGGGTGCTGGTGTATCGTCCGGCACTGGAGCAGGGCGTCCCGGCGATGCAGCTGCTCGCCCCGATGTTGATTTTCGTCGGCATCCTGGTCATCGGTCTCGTGTGGGCGTGGCGCATCGGCGCGGTACAGTGGGTGAAATCGCCGCGGGCGACCAGACGGAAGACGGAGCGTGATGCACAATGA
- a CDS encoding NADH-quinone oxidoreductase subunit B, with protein sequence MSTERKPFVADESKVQTDTRDARMTGQDNRFNSPLRDALGSSPFILTKFDKFMNWARGSSMFMLQFGIACCSIEMMHTYAVKHDLDRFHAGVPRASPRQADVIIVPGTVVSKFAPRMKRVYDQMPEPKFVVGMGSCTISGGPFQEGYNVVKGAEEVIPVDIHIPGCPPRPEALIYAIAKLQERIANGESSPVTVKPYELEQFGDLERDEIVDKLAEQIDEDDLVMRYNWADSP encoded by the coding sequence ATGAGCACGGAACGAAAACCGTTCGTCGCCGACGAATCGAAGGTACAGACGGACACCCGAGACGCCCGGATGACGGGTCAGGACAACCGATTCAACTCCCCGCTTCGGGACGCGCTCGGTTCCTCGCCGTTTATTCTCACGAAGTTCGACAAGTTCATGAACTGGGCGCGCGGGTCGTCGATGTTCATGCTGCAGTTCGGGATCGCCTGCTGCAGCATCGAGATGATGCACACGTACGCGGTCAAACACGACCTCGACCGCTTTCACGCGGGCGTCCCCCGCGCCTCCCCGAGGCAGGCCGACGTGATCATCGTCCCCGGGACGGTGGTGTCGAAGTTCGCCCCCCGGATGAAGCGCGTGTACGACCAGATGCCCGAACCGAAGTTCGTCGTCGGGATGGGATCGTGTACCATCTCGGGCGGTCCCTTCCAGGAGGGGTACAACGTCGTCAAAGGTGCCGAGGAGGTCATTCCGGTCGACATCCACATCCCCGGCTGTCCGCCGCGGCCCGAGGCGCTCATCTACGCGATCGCGAAGTTGCAGGAACGCATCGCGAACGGCGAGTCGAGTCCCGTCACGGTGAAACCGTACGAGCTCGAGCAGTTCGGCGATCTCGAACGGGACGAGATCGTCGACAAGCTGGCCGAACAGATCGACGAGGACGATCTGGTGATGCGCTACAACTGGGCTGATTCGCCATGA